The sequence TTCCAACGCCAAGCCTTTAGGCAATTCCGCCGAAGGCATGGAGAAAAGCGCTCACGCCCCATGGCCGCTCACCTCATAGAAACGCCGTAGAGGAGCTCCACAGCGCGACCTGGCTCCCATTTCAGTTTTCGCCGAAAAACCGCACCATTTCCCCCCGCGGTCACCGATAGGTAACATTTAGCTGCTAAGTTCTGGGCAAAAACCATTTCCAAGCCTCATCCCATGCCTTTCACTAGCACCCTTCCTCACCTCTTCCAGCTCCCTCAGCCGTGATAGAAGCAAAAAAGCTCACCAAAACCTTCCGCGACCGAAAACGCGGACTCGTGCGGGCCGTCGACCGCGTATCCTTCACCTGCCAGCCGGGCCAGATCTTCGGATTGCTCGGAGCCAACGGCGCCGGCAAGACCACGACCCTGCGCATGCTGGGCACCCTCCTGGAGCCGACCCAAGGCTCGGCCACCGTCGCCGGCTTCGACGCCGTCAAACAGCCCGAAGACGTGCGCCGCTCCATCGGCTTCCTCTCCAACGGCACCGCTCTCTACGGCCGCCTCACCGCCCGCGAAATGCTCGAATACTTCGGTCGCCTCAACGGTATCGACGGCGCCGCCCTCAGAGTTCGGGTGAACGAGCTGATCGAGCAATTGGAAATCGGAGAATACCAGAACGGGCGCTGCGACAAGCTTTCCACCGGACAGAAGCAACGCGTCTCCATCGCCCGTTCCATTATCCACCGCCCGCCCGTCATGATCTTCGACGAGCCCACCACCGGCCTCGACGTCATGACCTCCCAAACCATCATGAGCTTCATCGAGCAGTGTCGCGACGAGGGGCTTACCGTCGTCTTCTCCACCCACATCATGAGCGAAGTGGAACGCCTCTGCGACCAAGTCGCCATCGTGCACCATGGCAAAATCGCCACCGAAGGCACCGTATCCGAAATCAAACAGCAAACCGGCGAACAGGTCCTCGAAAACGCCTTCCTTAAAATCGCCCACCAACTCGACGACGCCCAAAGGTAGCCCCCGCAAGAGGGTAGCGTCCGCTAGTCCAGCGCTCCCCATCCAACGCGATCCCAACAGCCTTCACCCTCCACATTTCATAACTCGAATGTCCCTCACCAAAGTCATTTTCCTCAAGGAGCTCCGCGAAACCCTGCGCGACAAGCGGGTCATCCTCGGCGTCATCGTCTCCCCCCTGCTGCTCACCCCCGCCCTCATGGGAGCCGTCATGTTCTTCGGCAGCAAAAAGGCAGTGGAAAAACAAAACGCCACCCTGGAGGTCGGCATCTACCAAGAAGCGGAGTTCCCCGAACTCACCGATGCCATCGAAGCGAACGAAACCATTGAAGTCACCCGATTCGATAGCCGCGAAAGCGCGATCGCAGCTATCCAATCCTTCGAAACCCGAGCCGTCGTCGTCATTCCCCAAAACGCCCGCGAAGTCTTCCAGAGCCACGGCACCGCCCCCATAGAAATCCTCTACGACCAAGCCAACGAAAACTCCAGCAACGCCAACGGCCGCCTGCGAGGCATCCTCAACGACTTCAACGCGGAGCAAATCAAGGCCCGCCTCGATTCCGCCCAACTTGAAGAAAGCTTCATCAAGCCCACTCACGTCACCTCCACCAACATCGCCGAGGACACTGCCGTTTCCGGCTTCGTGCTCTCCATCTTCCTGCCCTACATCGTCATCATGGGAGCCGCCTTCGGAGGCCTCAACACCGCCTTCGACCTTTGCGCCGGCGAAAAGGAACGCGGCACCATGGAGACCTTGCTCGTCTCCCCCGCCTCCCGCAGCGACATCGTGCGCGGGAAGCTCTATACCATCTTCGTAGTCAGCCTCCTCTCCGCCATCTGTTCCATTCTCGGCATCGTGGCCGCCATCAGTTTCGGCCAGCAAATCGTCACCAGCCTCTTCGGCGAAGCCTTCTCAATCTCTTACCTCAACCTCGCAGCACTCGTGGCCATCGTCGTCCCGCTGGCCCTGCTCAGCTCCGCCGCCCTCCTGCTGGTCTCCACCTTCGCCCGCAACCCCAAGGAAGCCCAAGCCTACATCTTCCCCTTCATCGTCATCTTCCTCTTTCCCGCCGCCCTCTCCTTCGTCTTCGACGCGGAAAGCCCCCTCTACGTCGGCTTCATCCCCGTACTGAATATCGCCCTCTCCATGAAGCAGCTTCTCAGCGACGCCTTCAACCTGCCATTCTTCAGCGTTACCCTCGGCAGCTCCCTCGCCTACGCCTGGATCTCCATCCGCCTCGTCGCCTCCTTCTTCCAACGCGAAACCATTCTCTTCCGCTCGTAGCGCCGAGCTTTAGCCGGCGACCGCACTGCAAGAAGGCCAGAATTCCACCCCTCTGCGATCTCGAGCGAAGCGGGCGGTTTCCAACGCTCATGCTTTTAATAAGCCTACCTTATTCTGACATTTCTTAGAATAAGAATTTGCAATTACACTCTTAGAGCTTACGCTTCTCCACGCTTAAACAATTTCTAATCGAAAGCGTTTCCGAAGACCCCCAGCAGCCATGAGCAAACCAGTCATATTCAACAACACCGTCCTGCGCGACGGGCACCAATCCCTCGCGGCCACCCGCATGCGCACCGAGCAAATGCTCCCCGCCCTCGAAGTCCTCGACGGCCTAGGCTTCGGCTGCCTCGAAACCTGGGGCGGAGCCACCATCGACGCCGGACTTCGCTTCCTCAAAGAGTTCCCCTTCGACCGGCTCGACGCCATCCGCTCCCGCACCAAGTCCAAGCACATGATGCTGCTGCGCGGGCAAAACATCGTCCAGTACGCCCACTTCCCCGACGACATCGTGGAAACCTTCATCAAGACGTCCGCCAAGCACGGCATGGACATCTTCCGCATCTTCGACGCCCTCAACGACCCGCGCAACATGGGCACCGCCATCAAGGCAGCCAAGGCCGCCGGCAAGGAAGCCCAAGGCGTCATCTGCTACACGACCTCACCCGTTCACAACACCGAAGCCTTCGTCAAGCTGGGCCAAGAGCTCGAAGAAGCCGGCTGCGCCTCCCTTTGCTTAAAGGACATGGCCGGACTCGTACCGCCGCAGCAAGCCTACGACATCATCAAGGGACTCAAGGACCGCGTCAAAATCCCCGTCGTCCTGCACACCCACGACACCGCCGGACTGGGAGCCACCACTTACTACGCCGGCGTCGAAGCCGGAGTCGACTACATCGACACCTCCATTATCCCCTTCGCCAACGGTACTGGCCAACCGGATACAGCCCGCATGCTCTCCCTGCTGGAAAACCACCCGCGCTGCCCCAAGTACGACCTCGACGCCCTTCAGTTCCTGCGAGAACACTTCACCAAGGTCTACGAGGAGCTCAAGGACTTCACCAGTTTCTCCAACGAGCGCGTCGACTCGGACGCTCTCAAGTACCAGGTCCCCGGTGGCATGCTCTCCAACTTCCGCAACCAGCTCAAAGAGCAGAAGATGGAAGACAAGTTCGAGGACGTCTTCAAAGAAATCCCCGTCGTGCGCAAGGCCCTCGGCTGGATCCCGCTCGTCACCCCCACTTCCCAAATCGTGGGCGTGCAAGCCATGCTCAACGTCAAGTTCGGCCGCTGGAAGAACTTCTCTCCCCAAGCCACCGACATCGCCCTCGGCTACTACGGCCGCACCCCCGCGCCCGTCGATCCCGAGGTACAGAAGATCGCCGCCCAAAAGTCCGGCAAAGACCCCATCACCGTTCGCCCCGCCGACCTCAAGGACCCCGGCATGGACGCATTGAGAAAAGCCCTGGCAGCCAAGAACCTACCCACCGACGACGAGCACTGCGTCATCCAAGCCATGTTCCCGCAAGAGCTCGACGCGTATTACAAAAGCAAGGACAAGCCCACCGCTACCGCGGCTTCGCAAGCGGCTGCGGCCTCCCCTGCAGCACCCGCTCCTCAAAAACGCGAAACTATCGAACTCAGCGCATCCGCCCGCCGCTACAACATCGCGGTCGAAGGCAAGAAGTACAGCGTCGCCGTCGAAGAAATGTAATCATTTTTCCAATACACCTCCCCAAGGCCCGCTCGCGAGCGGGCCTTTTTGTAAGGTCATCCGCAAATGCAGTGAAATTGCTCCTGCAGCACGGACGACACGGAGGTCGTCCCTCCATTTTTACTCGCTCAGGAGGGACCGGTGAACGTGTCGCTTCGCTCGGCACCACCCGGTCCGCAGTGCAAGAGCCTGCCAAAAGTATCATCACCAACTGACCCCTTATTATAGGGTCGGCGCTTTACCCCTGCCTCTCCGACCGTTTCTTCACCAACAGCAACTCTACCCGTTTCACTTCCCGCAAGACGCGATTCGTGTGCATCTCCATCCAGAAGAAAACCTTCAGGAAGGCGTTCAGCAAAATACCGATCAAGCACACCACCGCCCATAGGATCTGCGCTCGCGTATCTTCCGCCTCGAAGAAGCGCACCCCGCCCCAAAGGGCGATAGCAAAGCCGGCAAAGCCATAGCAAAGCCCCACCACATTCACCCAGCGACGCTTGCCGCGAAACGGCGCCACCGCCTCGGCCATCAAGCCCTGCTCCACGAAGAGCTCCTCGCCCTCGCGCGTACCGGCAAGAGCTTTCCTAATCTTTTCGTCCAAGTCATTCATTTCAGTGTCCTTTCAATTTCTCGTTTAAGTTTTTCGCGAAGAGCGAAGAGTCGCGACTTCACGGTGCCCGCAGGCAATTCAAGAGCTAAGCCAACCTCCTCGACGGTCAGTCCTGTCTCGTAAAACAAATGGATCAACAATCGAGAGTCCGTATCCAACTTTTGGATCGCCTCCGAAAGAGCCGCGGATTCCGCTGAATCCGCAGTTGGAGGATCCGCGGCGGAAGGCCGTTCTGCTTCCAACTTTCGACGCACCCATCGCTCGCTCTCCTGCTTGCGTATCCAATCCACGCTGCGGCGACGAGCGATCCTCAAAGCCCAGGCGCGAAAAGCCGAGGGATCTTCCACCCCCCGCAAAGCCTTGGCGATGGAGATCCATGTCTCCTGGGCGATCTCTTCCGCCGCTTGTCCGTCCCTAACCGCGAATCGGATCAAGCGGAAAAGATCCAACTTCCAAAGCTCGTAGAGTTCGGAAAAGGCTTCCTCCTCGCCTCCTTGGGCTTTGAGGACGAGCAACTCCGTCAATACCTGTTTCGCGTCTCGCTGCATGGTCCGTTGCCCTAAAAGTCGCAACAAACCCCTTTTAGGTTCGGAAAAAGTGTTCTAAGCCTGACTAAATAGTTTTGAAACGACAAACCGCCTCGCATGCGCAAGCCTTGCAGAGATCGATAACCCCAAGAACCAACCCTATGCTACGCATCCCTACCCTCGCTACAGCGATTCTCGCAGTTTCCACCCTCATAGCCCTGCCAAGCTGGAAGGCAACCGCGGAACCGCTCCCCTTCGCTAAAGAGATCGCCGCCTTCGAAACCCGCCGCCAGGAATCGCCGCCCGCCGACGGCTCCATCCTCTGCATCGGCAGCTCCTCCATGCGCATGTGGGCCGACCGCATGGATGCAGACCTCGCCCCGCTCTCCCTCGTGAAGCTCGGCTTCGGCGGCAGCAAGTTCAAGGACGCCATCGCTCACTTCGACTCCCTCGTCGCCCCTTACAATCCGCGAGCCATCCT comes from Pelagicoccus enzymogenes and encodes:
- a CDS encoding ABC transporter permease produces the protein MSLTKVIFLKELRETLRDKRVILGVIVSPLLLTPALMGAVMFFGSKKAVEKQNATLEVGIYQEAEFPELTDAIEANETIEVTRFDSRESAIAAIQSFETRAVVVIPQNAREVFQSHGTAPIEILYDQANENSSNANGRLRGILNDFNAEQIKARLDSAQLEESFIKPTHVTSTNIAEDTAVSGFVLSIFLPYIVIMGAAFGGLNTAFDLCAGEKERGTMETLLVSPASRSDIVRGKLYTIFVVSLLSAICSILGIVAAISFGQQIVTSLFGEAFSISYLNLAALVAIVVPLALLSSAALLLVSTFARNPKEAQAYIFPFIVIFLFPAALSFVFDAESPLYVGFIPVLNIALSMKQLLSDAFNLPFFSVTLGSSLAYAWISIRLVASFFQRETILFRS
- a CDS encoding pyruvate carboxylase subunit B; protein product: MSKPVIFNNTVLRDGHQSLAATRMRTEQMLPALEVLDGLGFGCLETWGGATIDAGLRFLKEFPFDRLDAIRSRTKSKHMMLLRGQNIVQYAHFPDDIVETFIKTSAKHGMDIFRIFDALNDPRNMGTAIKAAKAAGKEAQGVICYTTSPVHNTEAFVKLGQELEEAGCASLCLKDMAGLVPPQQAYDIIKGLKDRVKIPVVLHTHDTAGLGATTYYAGVEAGVDYIDTSIIPFANGTGQPDTARMLSLLENHPRCPKYDLDALQFLREHFTKVYEELKDFTSFSNERVDSDALKYQVPGGMLSNFRNQLKEQKMEDKFEDVFKEIPVVRKALGWIPLVTPTSQIVGVQAMLNVKFGRWKNFSPQATDIALGYYGRTPAPVDPEVQKIAAQKSGKDPITVRPADLKDPGMDALRKALAAKNLPTDDEHCVIQAMFPQELDAYYKSKDKPTATAASQAAAASPAAPAPQKRETIELSASARRYNIAVEGKKYSVAVEEM
- a CDS encoding ATP-binding cassette domain-containing protein; translation: MIEAKKLTKTFRDRKRGLVRAVDRVSFTCQPGQIFGLLGANGAGKTTTLRMLGTLLEPTQGSATVAGFDAVKQPEDVRRSIGFLSNGTALYGRLTAREMLEYFGRLNGIDGAALRVRVNELIEQLEIGEYQNGRCDKLSTGQKQRVSIARSIIHRPPVMIFDEPTTGLDVMTSQTIMSFIEQCRDEGLTVVFSTHIMSEVERLCDQVAIVHHGKIATEGTVSEIKQQTGEQVLENAFLKIAHQLDDAQR
- a CDS encoding DUF6768 family protein: MNDLDEKIRKALAGTREGEELFVEQGLMAEAVAPFRGKRRWVNVVGLCYGFAGFAIALWGGVRFFEAEDTRAQILWAVVCLIGILLNAFLKVFFWMEMHTNRVLREVKRVELLLVKKRSERQG
- a CDS encoding RNA polymerase sigma factor, coding for MQRDAKQVLTELLVLKAQGGEEEAFSELYELWKLDLFRLIRFAVRDGQAAEEIAQETWISIAKALRGVEDPSAFRAWALRIARRRSVDWIRKQESERWVRRKLEAERPSAADPPTADSAESAALSEAIQKLDTDSRLLIHLFYETGLTVEEVGLALELPAGTVKSRLFALREKLKREIERTLK